A section of the Candidatus Binatia bacterium genome encodes:
- a CDS encoding class III poly(R)-hydroxyalkanoic acid synthase subunit PhaC gives MLREILDRADRRAGVEARRALLRFLNGLDWLLRDPQAVVGRTPHKVILQQGKLMVRQYHLGSVKPRFATPVVLIPPLMVKPFIYDLYPGRSLVEFLLESGFRPYVVDFGEPDEADQFVRLDQYVMEWLPAACRAVREDAGTPTLTLLGYCMGGVFCLMYVAAHDDRDVHNLVCIATPVDMSKMGLLAWVAKLAGRQVEVLARQMGNVPGGLSSTAFRLLTPMKNLTRYTDLFLNLWNHEYVLGFEAMNQWIKQFIDYPRDAFVQFTRDFMQQNKLARGQLTLGGRVVHLRDVKSSLLVFAGKTDQVAPPASVRALMDKVGSTDKTFILVPAGHMGILAGANAPSQVWQPMARWLEVRSQPATRSSRVQRQAAAPMASQSSRKRVPQRVSAGK, from the coding sequence ATGCTTCGCGAAATCCTCGACCGAGCAGACCGCCGCGCCGGAGTGGAAGCCAGGCGCGCCCTGCTGCGCTTTCTCAACGGCCTAGACTGGCTTTTGCGCGACCCGCAGGCTGTGGTGGGACGAACGCCGCACAAAGTCATCCTCCAGCAAGGCAAGCTCATGGTGCGGCAATACCACCTCGGCTCCGTAAAGCCCCGCTTTGCCACCCCAGTCGTTTTGATTCCACCGCTCATGGTGAAACCTTTCATTTACGACCTGTATCCCGGCCGAAGTCTCGTCGAGTTCTTGCTCGAAAGTGGCTTCCGACCGTACGTCGTGGATTTCGGGGAGCCGGACGAAGCGGACCAATTCGTCCGGCTGGATCAATACGTGATGGAGTGGCTGCCGGCAGCTTGTCGCGCCGTACGCGAGGACGCAGGGACACCGACCCTGACTTTGCTCGGCTACTGCATGGGCGGGGTTTTTTGCCTGATGTACGTGGCGGCACATGACGACCGCGATGTGCACAATCTGGTTTGCATCGCCACGCCAGTGGACATGAGCAAAATGGGGCTGCTCGCCTGGGTAGCCAAGCTGGCCGGGCGACAAGTGGAAGTGCTGGCACGGCAGATGGGAAATGTACCGGGCGGTCTGTCGAGCACAGCCTTCCGGCTGCTCACCCCGATGAAGAATCTGACCCGCTACACGGACCTTTTCCTCAATCTCTGGAACCACGAGTACGTGTTGGGCTTCGAAGCGATGAATCAGTGGATCAAACAGTTCATTGACTACCCACGCGACGCGTTCGTGCAGTTCACTCGTGACTTCATGCAGCAAAACAAACTCGCGCGCGGACAGCTCACTCTGGGAGGTCGGGTGGTGCACCTTCGGGACGTGAAGAGTTCTCTTCTCGTGTTCGCCGGCAAGACCGATCAGGTAGCGCCCCCCGCTTCGGTGCGCGCGCTGATGGATAAGGTGGGCAGCACGGACAAGACATTTATTTTGGTTCCCGCAGGGCACATGGGCATTCTGGCGGGTGCAAATGCGCCATCGCAGGTGTGGCAGCCCATGGCCCGCTGGTTAGAGGTGCGCTCGCAACCGGCAACCCGCTCTTCTCGGGTACAGCGGCAAGCTGCTGCGCCCATGGCATCCCAAAGTTCCCGCAAACGGGTGCCCCAGCGGGTGAGTGCAGGAAAGTGA
- the uvrd gene encoding DNA helicase produces the protein MAQVKEFVLRRPALPSSGEFRIPYAEALNPAQFQAVCTLDGPLLVVAGAGTGKTRTLVYRVARLVEQGVPPHQILLLTFTRKAADEMLQRAALLLDGRCKDVQGGTFHSFGHAVLRRYGSTIGLAPHFTVLDPGDVEEAIQRVRTELGLDRSEVRFPRKQALAEVISMSVNRGEPIAAILDQFYEHFREHRAAIEEVAAAYTRYKRERHLVDYDDLLVLLRHLLETQPEVRHLLAAQYRYIMIDEYQDTNKLQADIVWWLGQEHRNVMAVGDDAQSIYSFRGANYRNILEFPERFPDARVITIEENYRSTQPILNLANALLATAPQGYGKQLFSHKQDGEPPYLVPLPTEREQSQFVCREILALREEGYRLQDIAVLMRSGFHSFDLEMELAQHHIPFIKRGGYRLAEAAHVKDLLAHLRLVVNPFDTLSWQRVLQLLDGIGPRTALVIEDWIQRHPEPVGALQSLPRPELRARVGGLATLLERLFRLNMPESQVDEVLRYYEPILKRRYPEDHPRRRRDLEHIVSLAAEHRSLGAFLARLALEPPTDSVEGVLALDREDELLTLSTIHSAKGLEWRAVFIIWATEGRFPSAFCVSADEIEEERRLLYVAVTRAKERLYITYPVQVFDRQRGRVLGKLSRFLENISSDVLVPARVTLLDTPG, from the coding sequence ATGGCACAGGTGAAAGAATTTGTTTTGCGGCGGCCCGCTCTTCCCAGTAGCGGAGAATTCCGCATTCCCTATGCCGAGGCGCTCAACCCTGCGCAGTTCCAGGCCGTGTGCACCCTCGACGGACCACTTCTCGTCGTCGCAGGGGCGGGCACGGGGAAAACACGAACGTTAGTGTATCGCGTCGCACGACTCGTGGAGCAAGGCGTTCCCCCACACCAAATCCTGCTGCTCACCTTTACCCGGAAAGCGGCCGACGAGATGTTACAGCGAGCCGCCCTGTTGCTGGACGGGCGATGCAAAGACGTGCAAGGGGGCACCTTTCACTCCTTCGGCCACGCCGTGCTCCGTCGCTATGGCAGCACCATTGGCTTGGCCCCCCATTTTACGGTGCTCGACCCAGGGGATGTGGAGGAAGCCATCCAACGTGTGCGCACGGAACTGGGTCTCGACCGCAGCGAGGTCCGTTTCCCCCGCAAACAGGCGCTGGCCGAAGTCATCAGCATGAGTGTGAATCGAGGCGAGCCGATTGCCGCAATTCTCGACCAGTTTTACGAGCACTTCCGCGAGCATCGAGCCGCCATCGAGGAAGTCGCGGCAGCGTATACGCGCTACAAGCGCGAGCGGCATCTTGTGGATTACGACGACTTACTAGTCCTCTTGCGCCATCTTCTGGAAACGCAGCCCGAAGTCCGCCACCTGCTGGCGGCGCAGTACCGTTACATCATGATTGACGAGTACCAGGACACCAACAAGCTGCAAGCCGATATTGTGTGGTGGCTCGGCCAGGAACATCGCAACGTCATGGCTGTGGGTGACGACGCCCAAAGCATTTATTCCTTTCGCGGTGCCAACTACCGCAACATCCTGGAGTTCCCCGAGCGCTTTCCGGATGCGCGCGTCATTACAATCGAGGAAAATTATCGCAGCACTCAACCCATCCTGAACCTCGCCAATGCGCTACTCGCTACGGCTCCGCAAGGCTACGGGAAGCAGTTGTTCAGCCACAAGCAAGACGGCGAACCGCCTTACTTGGTGCCGCTACCCACGGAGCGCGAACAGTCACAATTCGTTTGCCGCGAAATCCTTGCGTTGCGCGAAGAAGGGTACCGGCTTCAGGATATCGCCGTGTTGATGCGTTCCGGCTTCCACTCGTTCGATCTAGAAATGGAGCTGGCCCAGCATCACATTCCATTCATTAAGCGCGGTGGGTATCGCCTGGCGGAAGCCGCTCACGTTAAAGATCTCCTCGCGCATTTGCGTTTGGTCGTCAACCCGTTCGACACTCTGTCCTGGCAACGCGTGTTGCAACTCCTCGACGGGATCGGCCCACGCACTGCGCTCGTGATCGAAGACTGGATCCAGCGGCACCCCGAACCGGTCGGAGCACTGCAGTCGCTGCCCCGGCCGGAACTGCGCGCCCGCGTGGGGGGATTGGCGACCTTGCTCGAGCGATTGTTCCGCCTCAACATGCCCGAGTCGCAAGTGGACGAAGTGCTCCGGTACTACGAGCCCATCTTGAAACGACGCTACCCAGAAGACCATCCGCGCCGGCGACGGGACCTCGAGCATATCGTCAGCCTGGCAGCCGAACACCGCTCTCTCGGCGCGTTTCTTGCCCGTTTGGCCCTGGAACCGCCGACGGACAGCGTGGAGGGCGTACTCGCTCTCGATCGCGAAGACGAGCTGCTCACATTGTCCACGATCCACTCCGCAAAAGGCCTCGAATGGCGAGCGGTGTTCATCATTTGGGCGACCGAGGGGCGCTTTCCGTCTGCGTTTTGCGTTTCGGCAGACGAAATCGAGGAAGAGCGGCGACTCCTCTATGTCGCCGTCACACGAGCGAAAGAACGCTTGTACATTACCTACCCGGTGCAGGTGTTCGATCGCCAGCGCGGGCGGGTTTTGGGGAAACTCTCGCGCTTCCTCGAAAACATCTCTTCGGACGTACTCGTGCCCGCCCGGGTTACACTTCTCGACACCCCTGGCTGA
- the purN gene encoding phosphoribosylglycinamide formyltransferase codes for MNQPPLQRIPGTPGRPPRLAVLLSGSGSTLQNLIDRIQSGELAAEIAVVVSSRPDAFGLTRARQAGLRHETVARKSFPTVDAFNDALHAVLDRVGVDLVVLAGFLSPFQLRGRYQFRVLNVHPALIPAFSGKGFYGLHVHRAVLAAGVKVSGCTVHFADDEYDHGPIIFQECVPVLDHDTPESLAMRIQAVERRLYPAAIRLWAEGRLAVRGPRVVILPQHATEV; via the coding sequence ATGAACCAGCCGCCGCTGCAGCGAATTCCAGGAACTCCGGGGCGCCCACCGCGCCTAGCCGTATTGTTATCGGGAAGCGGCTCTACGCTGCAAAACCTGATCGATCGCATCCAATCCGGGGAGCTGGCCGCGGAAATTGCCGTTGTCGTCTCCTCGCGCCCCGATGCGTTTGGCCTGACGCGGGCCCGACAGGCGGGGCTTCGCCACGAAACCGTGGCGCGCAAATCTTTCCCGACCGTCGACGCATTCAACGACGCGCTTCACGCCGTGCTCGACCGCGTCGGTGTCGACCTCGTCGTTCTCGCAGGCTTCCTGTCGCCTTTCCAGTTGCGCGGCCGCTATCAGTTCCGCGTGCTCAACGTCCACCCCGCTTTGATCCCAGCATTTTCCGGTAAAGGATTTTACGGCTTACACGTGCATCGCGCCGTACTTGCCGCAGGCGTAAAGGTGAGCGGCTGCACGGTGCATTTTGCAGACGACGAATACGACCACGGCCCGATCATTTTCCAAGAGTGCGTTCCCGTGCTGGACCACGACACGCCCGAAAGCTTGGCCATGCGCATTCAAGCCGTCGAGCGCCGCCTGTACCCCGCCGCTATTCGTCTGTGGGCGGAGGGGCGTCTCGCCGTGCGCGGCCCCCGGGTGGTGATCCTGCCGCAGCACGCCACCGAGGTTTGA